The following coding sequences lie in one Trueperaceae bacterium genomic window:
- the pta gene encoding phosphate acetyltransferase, giving the protein MATSHVFFLAPVGPGAGLTTVAMGLVRALDRSGLRVGFHKPIRQPGGDEGTGDGGGPERSGHFVSETSDVLAVPALPWAHAEERLGAGQEGTLLEEIVGRAQEVSADAEIDVWIVEGLVATADHPELDTLNEAVATAFDAEVLFVGALADGTPEAFSERLEALAQTYGGAADPRTLGVVVNKLGAPPERFGAALAAARTPTEVPTAADLRARMAVLGPSFRLLGTVPWDPALVSPRTLDVARQLDATIWNAGAMDRLRVADVAVVARTVANMTHRLQPGTLIITPGDRDDVVLAVAMAARNGVPLAGLVLTGGIEPDPRIAALAETALRGDLPVLTVPEDSYVSAARAAAIDLEVPADDLDRIERVMDGVASALDVEAFAERIATDREPRLSPPAFMHRLVTEARAANARIVLPEGDEPRTVEAAVRAFERGIARPVLLATREAVERVAAARGLTLPDGVEVIEPTAHRRERYVPAMVALRAHKGVTEPIAREQLLDDVVLGTMMLAEGEVDGLVSGAVHTTASTVRPAMQLIKTTPEAKLVSSVFFMALPSQVLVYGDCAINPDPNAEELADIAIQSADSAAFFGIEPRVAMVSYSTGDSGEGSDVEKVRAATARVRELRPDLIVDGPLQYDAASVASVAASKAPGSPVAGRATVLIFPDLNTGNTTYKAVQRSAGVVSIGPMLQGLRRPVNDLSRGALVDDVIYTIALTAIQARQAAERAAAG; this is encoded by the coding sequence GGCGGCGGCCCGGAGCGCTCGGGGCACTTCGTGAGCGAGACGAGCGACGTGCTGGCGGTCCCGGCCCTGCCGTGGGCGCACGCCGAGGAACGGCTCGGGGCGGGCCAGGAGGGCACCCTCCTCGAGGAGATCGTCGGGCGGGCGCAGGAGGTGTCGGCGGACGCGGAGATCGACGTGTGGATCGTCGAGGGGCTCGTCGCGACCGCCGACCACCCCGAGCTCGACACCCTGAACGAGGCGGTCGCGACGGCGTTCGACGCGGAGGTCCTGTTCGTGGGGGCGTTGGCGGACGGCACCCCGGAGGCGTTCTCGGAGCGCCTCGAGGCGCTCGCGCAGACGTACGGGGGGGCGGCGGACCCGCGGACGTTGGGGGTCGTCGTGAACAAGCTGGGGGCGCCGCCCGAGCGGTTCGGGGCGGCGTTGGCGGCCGCGCGCACCCCGACGGAGGTGCCGACGGCGGCCGACCTGCGCGCCCGCATGGCGGTCCTGGGGCCGTCGTTTCGGCTGCTCGGGACGGTGCCGTGGGACCCGGCGCTCGTGTCGCCGCGGACGCTGGACGTCGCGCGGCAGTTGGACGCGACGATCTGGAACGCCGGCGCGATGGACCGCCTGCGCGTCGCGGACGTCGCGGTGGTCGCGCGGACGGTGGCGAACATGACGCACCGGTTGCAGCCGGGCACGTTGATCATCACGCCCGGCGACCGCGACGACGTCGTGCTGGCCGTCGCGATGGCGGCCCGCAACGGCGTGCCGCTGGCGGGGTTGGTGTTGACGGGCGGGATCGAGCCGGACCCGCGCATCGCCGCCCTCGCGGAGACGGCGTTGCGGGGGGACCTGCCGGTCCTGACCGTGCCCGAGGACAGCTACGTCAGTGCGGCGCGGGCGGCGGCGATCGACCTCGAGGTGCCCGCCGACGACCTCGACCGGATCGAGCGGGTGATGGACGGCGTGGCGTCGGCGTTGGACGTCGAGGCGTTCGCCGAGCGGATCGCGACCGACCGCGAACCGCGCCTCTCGCCGCCCGCCTTCATGCACCGCCTCGTGACCGAGGCGCGCGCGGCGAACGCGCGCATCGTGCTGCCGGAGGGGGACGAACCGCGGACGGTGGAGGCCGCCGTCCGTGCCTTCGAGCGGGGCATCGCCCGCCCGGTGTTGCTCGCGACGCGCGAGGCGGTCGAGCGGGTCGCCGCGGCGCGCGGGCTGACGCTGCCCGACGGGGTCGAGGTGATCGAACCGACGGCGCACCGGCGGGAGCGCTACGTCCCGGCGATGGTGGCGCTGCGGGCGCACAAGGGCGTGACGGAGCCCATCGCGCGGGAGCAGCTGCTCGACGACGTGGTGCTGGGCACGATGATGCTGGCGGAGGGGGAGGTCGACGGGCTCGTGTCGGGCGCGGTGCACACGACCGCGTCGACGGTGCGGCCGGCGATGCAGTTGATCAAGACCACGCCGGAGGCGAAGTTGGTGAGTTCGGTGTTCTTCATGGCGCTCCCCAGTCAGGTGCTGGTGTACGGCGATTGCGCCATCAACCCCGACCCGAACGCCGAGGAGTTGGCCGACATCGCGATCCAGTCGGCGGACAGCGCGGCGTTCTTCGGGATCGAGCCGCGCGTCGCGATGGTGTCGTACTCGACCGGCGATTCGGGGGAGGGCAGCGACGTCGAGAAGGTCCGCGCGGCGACGGCGCGGGTGCGGGAGCTGCGGCCGGACCTGATCGTGGACGGTCCGCTGCAGTACGACGCGGCGTCGGTCGCGTCGGTCGCGGCGTCGAAGGCGCCGGGCAGCCCCGTCGCGGGCCGCGCGACGGTGTTGATCTTCCCCGACCTGAACACGGGGAACACGACGTACAAGGCGGTGCAGCGCAGCGCCGGGGTCGTGTCGATCGGGCCGATGCTGCAGGGGTTGCGGCGGCCGGTGAACGACCTCTCGCGCGGGGCGTTGGTGGACGACGTGATCTACACGATCGCGTTGACCGCCATCCAGGCGCGGCAGGCGGCCGAGCGGGCCGCGGCCGGGTAG